Part of the Brassica oleracea var. oleracea cultivar TO1000 chromosome C8, BOL, whole genome shotgun sequence genome is shown below.
AACTATTTGGTGGAGTAAGAAATACATGTTCTAGTATTTTAGTAGACATGCCTTCTAAGTTTCGTTTTTGTTATGTTCCTTGAATGCCCTCTTAAGTTAATCATGCAGAGGTTCAACCATGAAAGGAGTCTTGGTTATTGAGTAATCCAGCAGAAAGTTGTGTCTACACCATGGAAACGTATTCCGTTTTCTGAGATAATCGCACATAGCCAGCTCTGAGTTCTCATGTGGGCTCTTTCTCCTTGCTTGACATAGTTAAAATTCTTCGCTGGGAGAATCACAAATAATTTGTGGCGGCATAATCATATCTATAAAACATATTTTCATCCATTCTTTGTAGTTTGTTCGCCGAAAACGCCGTGATACATGTTTACAAATCATTCCATAACCTTTGTTTTTAACAAAACTCGAACGCTATTGTAAAGCAACTTGATGAAAAAGAAGAGCCAGCGCCAAAATGAGTGAGCTTTCAAATTCATTCAAGGTCAGAAAGCCCATCAGAGATTCAGTACTTTAATCCATAAGGTTACCAGTATACTCTTAGCATACGTAGGTTTCCTTCACATACATCTTGTTTTCATGTGTACATATATAATGTATTGATGAAAAAGACATCTACCTACCTCTCAAGATGTTGTTACTACTTTAGAACCTCTATACTCTAGTCCGCTTCTGCCTTTCACAAACTATTTTGTTATCTCATATGCATAAAGGATACTAAAGATACCAGTTGGAGACTCCTTTATATGGTCATTCGGCGGGAATTGATATGTGAGTGAGACCTGTTGTAATACTTGTTTTTCAGCGCATGTCATCTGCGACCTGTGAGCTACGAACTGCCCAGAAAGATGATGGCTTCAACTTATTGCTTGTTGCTGTGAAAAGCCAACCCAGCTGGGTTTCACACGTTGCACAATTTGCAATCGTCCATGCATACCTGTTGCCAATTTAAGAGACATACAATATGGTAAACAGACTTGGAATATCAACGATTTGGGAGACACTCTAAAGTCTAAACAAATCATCCTACGCCTACAACAAATTGCACCAGATGTTTAAATTTAGCTTGTTTTGAATTCAACCAAAGCTAGCTTTTAGATCATATAACTCGGAAGCTCCCTTAAGGACGAATAATAGTTGATAAAAGATTTTTAATCGGTATCGAGGTACCAAACAAGGGATAACGACAAACATTTATGAAAAGCCTCTTACCCAGGAAACCAACTGTCTTCTTTAACAGATCTACCACTTATCGCTATGTCATTTGCTTTGTAAAATGTCATTATCTCATGCACATAGCCATGTGGGTTTACGTAGGCACCTAGAGGACCATCACTAGACATAACCAACATGTCACTTCTTCTTGCTACGACACTCTGCATCAAATATGTAAAAGGTATTAATTAGTAAACAAAAAATGCACAACGGAGAGAGGAAGCAGAAATGATGATGACCATCCATATTTTACCTGACAGTGTTTACATCGAACACGATCAAAACTCTCAAGCAACTCTATTTCTCTCTGCAATCTGTAAGAGACTCCGTCAATCTCCAAGAGCTCTTGTCTAATTGACTCAGAGACGGGAATTTTACTAGCAATGGAAAATGATAAAATATCTGGCTTATTCACTATTGCCTCCATGTTTGGAACCCCAACTATCTGCTTCCACAGATCTGCATAACATTAGAAAAGACTCTTAATACCTGAGCTACAACGATAAAAAAAAAACAAATAAGGAACTAACCAGCTGCTCGTTGAGCAAGATGATATGAGTCGTACATCCGGTACACCCAGAATGGCCAAAATGCTCTTGGGGCCATACTGAATCGGTTTAGATCAGTATTTTTCCGGAAACTCGTCAGCCTGTTTAGCTTTTGACATTTCCCTTTCGAAACAGGAGTTTTGCCATCAGCAGATTGGATAATATTAGATGTACTGACTACTTCGTCCTCATCATCACTACATGTCCAGTCATCCATTATTGAGTCAACTGCTGAATAATGAAGTCTTTTCTCTGATGGAGAAAGAGCACTTTCAAAACTTTCTTCAGAATTTGCTACTGACATTTCGTCCGTGTCACTAAAAGATGCAGATAAAGCCATTGTACTGGAAGCTCTCGAGTTGCTTATTGGTACCAGCTTCCCAAAAGCATCCCTGGGAGTCCTCAAGGGTACATCTTCCTCAACAATATGAACCTCTCCGCAAGGCTGCACAGAAAGAATTACCCATAAAAAAAAAAGAGCTTCTTTTACAATGAACTCCCCAATTTGACTAGTAACTAGAAGGTGTGGCTATACGAGAGAATGTCCTTACGAATCCTTCAACATCAGTCCAGCGACGCTTTAAAAGAAACCGCTGCTGTCCACGAGTAATAACATTGAATGAGCCATCACTAAGTCGACGGTATTGTCGTATCTGTAATTACCACCGATAATTGTAAGCTTTCATCAAACAGTCATTTGGAAGAAAAGAGGAAATGGAAAAAGAAAGTTTTACCTCAGCGGTTGTCCCAACAGTGGCATACTTGAACTGATTACCTTCTCTGTAAACACGAATCTGAAGATAAAACAATTATCCATGTAGATTATTATTTTTTTAACAGAAAAAAAGAACCATGTTAATTAAAGAAATCAGAGCAAAAAGATTTAAAGTCCACGTACGACACCAATGGTACATGGAGCGTTAGGTTGGTTCAAAGCTCTCTCAATAGCAGCCAAGAAAGTGGACTGGACGATTCTAAGGGGAAGCGTGGAGTCCGGAAACAGAACCACTCCTAGGAAAAGAAGCAGTTTCGTCAATGTCTTACAAAAACACACTAGGAGAGGACAGAGCAATTCAAAATTAGCATCTAATGTCTTCTTAGACATTATTAATGAAGAGAAGGAAGACCTTCGAGATAGAAAAGAGGGATCTTCAAAACTGTGCCTCCATCCACAAAAGCAGTTCTGTTTGGAGTGTCCTCAACCTCTGATAAAACAATAGGTAATAAAGCTCCAAATGTGATAAGTATTTCACCAAAAGACAGAGAGAGAATCAACTCAGCTCATACCGCCAAGATAGGTATGTAAAGAAGCCACGTCTGGGTTGAAAACATGTTCATCATCAGCACCAACATTATCACTGCCCAAAAACAAACGCTATTTAGCCATTTTAGAGAATCACGCGTAACAGGTGACGACGATAAAGAGAGAGATTTGCTCACGAGAGGAGACGGAGACGAGTGTGGTGGGAGATTCCGAGATCATCATCCTCCTCGGAATCTCGAAATTCATCGACTTCCTCAACCTGCAACTCCTCGAAATCGAGCTCACGAATCTGCTCCATCTGAAGCCTCTCTCTCTCTAGAATCCTGTCCTCCTCGTCCATCTCTCTCTCTCTCTCTCTCCTTGCCGTTTGTCTTCCTCTTAAGTGATCTTTGTTTATTACCCGGTCCACCTATCTTGGTTTCGGTTAAGTTACAAACCCGAATTTTATTTGACGGTTAAACCTGTGGCGGAGAAAGTAATCAAGTACTTTATCCAACTTCCATTGTTATAATAATCAAAATATTTCCAGGCCGTAACTATACGTTTTATCAAAAATTAACTTTTAAGCGTATTATTCAAGGTTTAGGCGAGACGTGGACATTTTTACATAGAATTATATTTATATAAAATATTTTAGTTTTTGAGTTTAATTATAAATTTATTGTGATGGATTATAAATAAGATAAACAAAACAAAAAAAAAAATTGAAAAACTAAAAAAATAGACAAATGTGTTGATTTGTACTAACGTAATTAGTTAGTTAAATAGATTTAGGCTAATTTAGATCGATTTTAACTTATTTAAAACATTTTAAACCGATTTAAATTGTGTAAATTGGTCTTCCTAGTTTTTTCCATGTGAAAAAAACCATTACTGTTGTGGTAACGTTCGTCTTTTGATCCCAAGGAGTTAGATCCTGCTTTGGTATTCTTTCATCTTTTGATATTTTGCTTGCTAGTCTAATGTTGATGTTGTAGTTTGTTGCCATGTCTTTGTATATCTTTCTATGATAAGGCTTTATCTTTGAGGACACGTGATTTCCGTCGGTTTAGTGTAAATACCCTTGTAATCGATCCTTGTATTTTACAATGTTCAATTTAATCGTTTCAGTGAAAAAATAAAAGACTAACTCTTCTCACCTAACTTATTCATCTTTGGCGGAAAAAGGTTAAAAGAAAAAGTGGTAATTGTGTAATTTTCTTGGTTCTTTTTGAAAGAATGAGCGTATGAAACCGACACCTCTGGCATAAAAACAAATATTAAAAGAGACGAGAAGAAATTGACAAAAATGGTATAGAGAAGAGTGAGAAGAGAGCCAAGTATTTCGAAAAGCTCACTATTTCTCATTCATCAAGAACTTGAGTGAGAGAGAGAGAAAAGAGCTCTTCACCTCTAGAACTCAGATTCTCTCACGAGCTTTAGGATCCTTCCTGCTCCTGAGTCCTGACTCGTCTCAAGATCCGAATCCAGGATCTTCTCGGGTCCGTCTATTTTAATTTCCCTATCTTCTTCTCCAAAATATATTTCTTAATAAGTTTCTTTGTTCTAGCTGATGCTTCTTAGTTTTGTTTCTTTTTAATTTTCGTCCCCCCCCCAACCTAAAGTATCTATATAGATTGAAAAATTACAAGATCCATGTAAGAAAACCATCTCCAAATTTAATTTCAATTTATCAGAAGCTAAATTGTAGTTTCTTATGTATGCTTGGAATCAGAAATTCTTTTTTTTTTCTTTGTCTATATATAATGTTTTATTTTCTTTTTGAAAAAGTCTATATATATGTTTGCATGGTTTTTTTCTTTGATTTTCGTTTTGGCTTAATAATCCTATAATCAACTTCACAATTTTGTTAAATATAATATACATATGAAGGTTTTGATAAAAAAAATATATATATATATGTATATATATATATGAAGGTTTATTTATGAGAAAGTGACAAAAATAGCACTAAATCAAGTTTTCGTTCTCAAATTAGCACTCAAGTTCAAAAGTCACAAAAATATCACTTAATGTTTTATCAAGGTCTATATATGAATGTTTTATCAAAAAAAAAAGTATATATATATACATATATATATATGAAGGTTTATTTATGAGAAAAAGACAAAAATAGCAATAGAAAAAGAACAAAAACTAGCACTCAAGGTCAAAAGTGTGAGATTTAGGATTTAAGATTTAGGGTCTAGGGTCTAGGGTCTAGCCGGTCCTAGGGAATTCAAGACCAGAAGCAAGTTTAAAAAATTGGCCGATTATCAGAGGGTTCGAACCCGGGTTGGGCGAAGAGAATCTATAACCTTCGGATGTTGCCACTAGACCAAAAGAAATTATCGATCTTTTGTGGCCGAAATTGTATTTATAATAATGCGGCCGGAAGCCATTGCTTCCTTTGCTTGGCCCACGGGCCGGCTCTGGTCTAGGGTCTAGGGTCTAGGGTCTAGGGTCTAGGGTCTAGGGTCTAGGGTTGAGAAATGAGGTTTTGGGGATAAGATTTCAAATTTTGAAAAATAAAAAAATTAAAATTTTGAAAGGATAAACCTAGAAATGCGTTATTTTGGTCATTTTAGTTTTTGAATGCTATTTTTGTGATATAAACTTAGAAATGTGCTATTTTGGAGATTTGTCTTTTATTTATAGGCTTACAAAATAAATAATTATCATATTTTTTTGACAGTTGCGAATATTTCTCCGCTGATTTGAAGCTTCAATTCCTCGTAGAAAATTAATTTATAAGAATATTTTGGCATATTGTTGTAAATTATCAGTCTTTTACAAAATAAATACAAATTATCATATTGGTGTAAGAGTTAATCTTGGGTTCTAAGTTCACTAATCAATAGGATTTCATTATTTCAAATTCAATATTTTTTTAAAAATGAAACAAAATATTGTCAAATTATATTATGTTTAAAAAAAAAGTAAAGAAAATAGTAGTTACAGAAAAAATAATTTTAAAAAACATATTTTTAACATCGTCAGCAAAATATTAAACCCTAAATCCTAATCTCTAAACCCTCGGATAAATCCTAAACCCTCGGATAAATCCTAAACTTTAAATAAAAAACACTAAATATTGAAACCCTAAGCCCTGAATCCTAAACCGTAAACCCTTGAGTGTTTTAGTGTTTAGTGATTTTGATTCAGAGTTTAAGATTTATCCTAGAGTTTAGGGTTTATCCAAGGGTTTAGGATTTAGGGTTTATGGATTATGATTTAAGTTTTAATGTTTTGCCGACGATGGTTAAAATATGTTTTTTTGTAATTACTACTATTTTTTTTTTATATTTTAATTTTTAAAATATAATATAATTTGATAATATTTTGCTTACTTTTTTAAAAGATATCGAATATGAAATATCACAATCTTTTTGGTTGGTGAACCTAGGGGCTGAACCAAAAAATAAGTCTTGTTGTAAATAATATATTGGCATATTCCTGAAAATTGTTGTAGATTATTTGAGTCTTTTAATTTAGACTTATCAAATGCTAATTTATCGGTATAATGTGTTATGAATACAAAACGTTATATCAGGTCTCTAATAAGTTTTTGATTTAAGAAACAGATTAAAGAAGCATTAACCGTAAATGCAGAAAACAAGAGCAACGTTTCGTCACAAAGATCAAACAATGTCTCAGTCTGTAGATCGGCAAACTGATCTGGTCGGACACAACAACAACAACAACAACAAAGTGATCACTAACCCACTGGCTATGAGTCTCTTGATTGGTCTGAAGAATGACAAGTGCATCTCAGATTCTGATTTTGTCAGAAGCCCTAAATCTCCTCTGGAGTTTAAGATGTTGTCTACAATGGCTGCTGACCCATTCTTCCTCAGATCTCGTAGATCCTCATTCACTGCTCATCTTAACTGCCCTGCTAAAGTTGGGTTAAGCATTGTGGATTCTCTCGGTGATGATCGGGCTCTGTCACCAGATGTCGTGTTTGGACCAGCCTTGAGGATCAAGTCCTCTGATATCAAGGACAAACATCCCAAGTCCTTGAAGATCGAAAAGGACAGATCTGGTGTTATCTTCGAAATCGGCTCATTTTCTGCGGATGATTGTCCGACAAAGACCCGAGTTCTGTCTCAATCCAAGTTTCCAAGGATTGGTTCAGACAATGCATTCTCATCTGAGGATGAGATGGAGATGTCAGAGGACTACACTTGTATCACTACACATGGTCCTAACCCGAAAACCACTCATATTTACGGTGACCAAGTTTTAGAGTGTCACAAGAATGGGGATGATAACAAAGACAAGAGTATCGAGACAGAGTTGGATTCCATGTTTACTTTGGACAACTTCCTCAGCGTATGTAACTTATGCAACAAGAAACTTGTACTTGGGAAAGACATATATATGTACAGGTGCGTGTTCCGTTTCCAAATACTCTTTAATTCGCACACAAATAAGACAAAAGTTAGATAGTGTAATGAAATTTAGATGCACGAAATGATGTTTGTGTGGTGGTGATGAGTTGCAGAGGAGAGAAAGCTTTTTGCAGCGCAGAGTGTCGTTCAGAGGAGATGACAATAGATGAGGAGGACGTGCAAGATTCTTGCGTAGTTATGCACGGATCTCTAAAGAAGCTCCTCTTCTGAACAAGAAGCGGCTAATAAGACGATGGTCATGGGACGAGCTTTTATAGACCCGACCATCGTGTATTAACTACCTAAAAAGACTTATTATATAATGTATTGGATAGTAGGTAACGTTTTGGCACTACTAATCTGGTTCATCCGTCTACAATACAAAGAGCTGTGTTTATGCGCATCTATTATCAGCTGCAGCAGCCGCGGATGGATTAGGCGGCCTTCGTTTTCTTTGTATATTCTGTAATGGGTTTCAGTTTCTTCTTGGGTTTCGATACCTAAGTTGAAGACTACTACTAAGATCGTAACTGAATAAGCCTCGTAAAGAGAGGGATTGTGTAAACTACTCCATTTTCTTCATAGTTCGATTAATTAAGACAATAAATTTAGAGATTAAAAAGTTATGTTTGTTCGTATGAAAAATATTCGTATTCATAAAGCCTAGTTTTGAAACATATAGCATATCGTGTGTAATGTAAACAAGTATGTCTGACAAAAAAAACTGATAGTTTCCGTTAGTTTTTGGTTTTTAATTTTTAGATTTTGGTTTTTGATTTTCAGTTTTTGGTTTTGGTTTTTGGTTTTTAAATTTTGGTTTTGCTGTTTTCTTAGTTTTTTTATGAAATAAGCAATACATTGTTTTAAAATAATAATTTTTAAAAAAAATTATCATTAAAATTTATCAAAATATAGTGACTGTTATTTAAAATAAAAACATTGCCAGGTTTTAAATTATTTTTTTTAAGTGTTATACTTAAACATAATTAATAAAATATCTATAAATTATAAAAATTAAATATTTTAAAATTTTGAAACTACAAAATAAACAAAATTCGTTTTTATATTGAAAACCCACACTACGGTACTAAAGGTCCTCGGACTTCCAGGCGGTTTTGATTTTGAAAGTTGGTTTTTGGCTTTTCTTCACAAATTGGTTGAAATTTTGAAAAACTAGTTTTCCTAAATTTTATGGAATCTATTTGTTAAAAAACTTGATTGGCAAGTGAAATGGTTTTTACAAAAAGAAAAACTAAAAGCTAAAACTTGATTGGATAAAGAATGGTTTTTACAAAATCAAAAACCAAAAACTAAAACAAAAATTACAAACGATCAACCTCTAAATGAAAGAGAATCATATAGTGAGAAGTGAAGTGTTCCCAAACTCAACGGTCCAGAACCATCGACCTCTCTTCTCATAAGATAGTGGGTTTACCAATATTCTTCCTTACACTAAGTTTTTGCTTTCCTCCAAATATCTTATCAATCGATCCAATTATGGTACAACGTCAATCGCTAACGAAAAAAGTTACATTAATCTTCCAAGTTGAATAGTAAATGCCTCCAAGAGACGTCTTTGTGTAGAGACAACTAGAGAAGGGACATGTTCTTAAATAATCTCTAAAACTATTCATCAGCTAGTACCCTGAAGTGCTGAAATATATAGTAGTAAAATT
Proteins encoded:
- the LOC106307719 gene encoding protein cereblon-like, translating into MDEEDRILERERLQMEQIRELDFEELQVEEVDEFRDSEEDDDLGISHHTRLRLLSDNVGADDEHVFNPDVASLHTYLGEVEDTPNRTAFVDGGTVLKIPLFYLEGVVLFPDSTLPLRIVQSTFLAAIERALNQPNAPCTIGVIRVYREGNQFKYATVGTTAEIRQYRRLSDGSFNVITRGQQRFLLKRRWTDVEGFPCGEVHIVEEDVPLRTPRDAFGKLVPISNSRASSTMALSASFSDTDEMSVANSEESFESALSPSEKRLHYSAVDSIMDDWTCSDDEDEVVSTSNIIQSADGKTPVSKGKCQKLNRLTSFRKNTDLNRFSMAPRAFWPFWVYRMYDSYHLAQRAADLWKQIVGVPNMEAIVNKPDILSFSIASKIPVSESIRQELLEIDGVSYRLQREIELLESFDRVRCKHCQSVVARRSDMLVMSSDGPLGAYVNPHGYVHEIMTFYKANDIAISGRSVKEDSWFPGYAWTIANCATCETQLGWLFTATSNKLKPSSFWAVRSSQVADDMR
- the LOC106308139 gene encoding uncharacterized protein LOC106308139 isoform X1 yields the protein MQKTRATFRHKDQTMSQSVDRQTDLVGHNNNNNNKVITNPLAMSLLIGLKNDKCISDSDFVRSPKSPLEFKMLSTMAADPFFLRSRRSSFTAHLNCPAKVGLSIVDSLGDDRALSPDVVFGPALRIKSSDIKDKHPKSLKIEKDRSGVIFEIGSFSADDCPTKTRVLSQSKFPRIGSDNAFSSEDEMEMSEDYTCITTHGPNPKTTHIYGDQVLECHKNGDDNKDKSIETELDSMFTLDNFLSVCNLCNKKLVLGKDIYMYRGEKAFCSAECRSEEMTIDEEDVQDSCVVMHGSLKKLLF
- the LOC106308139 gene encoding uncharacterized protein LOC106308139 isoform X2 encodes the protein MSQSVDRQTDLVGHNNNNNNKVITNPLAMSLLIGLKNDKCISDSDFVRSPKSPLEFKMLSTMAADPFFLRSRRSSFTAHLNCPAKVGLSIVDSLGDDRALSPDVVFGPALRIKSSDIKDKHPKSLKIEKDRSGVIFEIGSFSADDCPTKTRVLSQSKFPRIGSDNAFSSEDEMEMSEDYTCITTHGPNPKTTHIYGDQVLECHKNGDDNKDKSIETELDSMFTLDNFLSVCNLCNKKLVLGKDIYMYRGEKAFCSAECRSEEMTIDEEDVQDSCVVMHGSLKKLLF